From one Bacillus sp. FJAT-42376 genomic stretch:
- a CDS encoding N-acetyltransferase: protein MHKVERLLINYKTLEEFKRFKEYGLQELSMLEELEGNIIENDSDSPFYGIYFGEKLVARMSLYKVDKKFDQYFSPQQDYLELWKLEVLPDYQREGYGQALVEFAKSFNLPIKTNPRVKSADFWNKMGFEAVKYDMERDKGENPLLWSPDTTRHSSESA from the coding sequence ATGCACAAGGTGGAACGCCTTCTAATTAATTACAAAACGCTTGAAGAATTCAAAAGATTTAAAGAGTATGGTCTTCAGGAACTATCAATGCTTGAAGAACTGGAAGGAAACATTATTGAAAATGACAGCGATTCGCCGTTTTACGGAATCTACTTCGGTGAAAAGCTCGTGGCAAGGATGAGCCTTTACAAAGTGGATAAAAAGTTCGACCAATACTTTTCACCGCAGCAGGATTATCTGGAGCTTTGGAAGCTTGAGGTTCTCCCTGATTACCAGAGGGAAGGATACGGCCAGGCCCTTGTAGAGTTTGCGAAGTCCTTTAACCTGCCCATTAAAACAAATCCGAGAGTCAAGTCCGCCGACTTCTGGAACAAGATGGGGTTTGAAGCGGTGAAATATGATATGGAACGGGATAAGGGCGAAAATCCTTTACTCTGGTCCCCGGATACCACCCGCCATTCATCCGAATCAGCTTAA
- a CDS encoding enoyl-CoA hydratase/isomerase family protein has protein sequence MERKVIVSDAGDGMAEIRLNRPDKRNAIDFDVMNELERFLMEYEANPEIRGVILTGEGDAAFCSGGDLSAFHALKTEEEAYSMLSRMGKILYRLATFPAPVIALLNGTAVGGGCELAMAADIRYAREGIRMGFIQGTLAITTGWGGGSLLMERVHTPASLKILCSSRLYETEVLCRKGMIDDMLPVSGYREEGIRSIKAMLADHPGVTRSYKAISVQKLIQGNLWGRMELEIRRCARLWAKEDHHQAVDLFLKRKMSQ, from the coding sequence ATGGAAAGAAAAGTCATCGTTTCAGATGCTGGAGATGGCATGGCAGAGATCAGGCTGAATCGCCCGGATAAACGGAATGCCATTGATTTTGACGTGATGAACGAATTGGAAAGGTTCCTGATGGAATATGAAGCAAACCCTGAGATTCGGGGCGTCATTTTAACAGGCGAAGGTGATGCAGCGTTTTGCTCAGGCGGGGATCTTTCTGCCTTTCATGCATTGAAGACAGAGGAAGAAGCCTATAGCATGCTTAGCAGAATGGGCAAAATTCTTTACCGGCTTGCCACTTTTCCGGCGCCGGTAATCGCTCTCTTGAATGGGACAGCTGTTGGAGGAGGATGTGAGCTTGCGATGGCGGCAGATATCCGCTATGCCAGAGAAGGAATCCGGATGGGGTTTATTCAGGGCACCTTGGCCATTACAACAGGATGGGGCGGAGGATCCCTGCTCATGGAAAGAGTTCATACTCCCGCTTCATTGAAGATCCTTTGCTCCTCCAGACTGTATGAGACTGAGGTGCTATGCCGTAAAGGGATGATCGATGACATGCTGCCGGTGTCCGGATACCGAGAGGAAGGGATAAGGTCTATCAAAGCCATGCTCGCAGATCATCCGGGGGTCACCCGGTCCTATAAGGCCATTTCTGTGCAAAAGCTGATACAAGGGAACCTTTGGGGCAGAATGGAACTGGAAATCAGGAGATGTGCGCGCCTTTGGGCAAAAGAAGATCACCATCAGGCGGTGGACTTATTTTTAAAACGAAAGATGAGTCAGTAA
- a CDS encoding RsfA family transcriptional regulator, whose protein sequence is MTATRQDAWTQDEDLLLAEVVLRHIREGGTQLAAFEEVGRHLTRTAAACGFRWNSYVRKQYKSGIDLAKKHRKESRAKIEVIKEETEGTRLPAEDKKGLTIKEIVKFLEAYDDSEDVKSLKKNNDELIVKVENLTHQVMVLEKEKQILQNQLQLVEEDYQSLIEIMDRARKMAISQEDERNRKVKFQMDRNGNLERVEK, encoded by the coding sequence ATGACGGCGACAAGACAGGATGCCTGGACACAGGATGAGGATCTTCTGCTTGCAGAAGTGGTGCTTCGGCATATAAGAGAAGGCGGTACACAGCTTGCTGCTTTTGAGGAAGTCGGCAGACATTTAACGAGAACCGCTGCTGCATGCGGATTCAGATGGAATTCATATGTGAGAAAGCAGTATAAATCCGGGATTGATCTTGCCAAAAAGCACCGGAAAGAGTCCAGGGCAAAAATTGAAGTCATCAAAGAGGAAACAGAAGGCACCCGGCTTCCTGCAGAGGATAAGAAGGGTTTGACCATAAAAGAAATTGTCAAATTTCTGGAGGCGTATGACGACTCTGAAGATGTGAAATCTCTTAAGAAAAACAATGACGAACTTATCGTAAAAGTGGAAAACCTTACACATCAAGTAATGGTGCTAGAAAAGGAGAAACAGATTCTGCAGAATCAGCTCCAGCTTGTAGAAGAGGATTATCAGTCCCTGATTGAAATAATGGACAGGGCGAGAAAAATGGCCATTTCTCAGGAAGATGAACGAAACCGCAAAGTAAAATTCCAAATGGACCGCAACGGAAATCTTGAAAGAGTGGAAAAATAG
- a CDS encoding acetyl-CoA carboxylase biotin carboxyl carrier protein subunit, protein MKEITASMAGTVLNVLVDPGSSVASGQDLLMLESMKMEIPIESSHSGTVKEIKVQLGDFVNEGDVLVILED, encoded by the coding sequence ATGAAAGAAATCACAGCAAGTATGGCAGGAACAGTATTAAACGTTTTGGTGGACCCGGGTTCATCTGTAGCATCCGGTCAGGACTTACTCATGCTTGAATCAATGAAAATGGAGATCCCGATTGAATCCTCTCATTCAGGGACAGTAAAAGAAATCAAAGTGCAGCTTGGAGACTTTGTAAATGAAGGCGATGTTCTCGTCATTTTAGAGGATTAA
- a CDS encoding 2-dehydropantoate 2-reductase, with protein sequence MKAGIIGGGAIGLLFAAYLSRNHQITLYTNKEEQASIIKREGVSVIKDGVSTTSFPDATSSRNYAEELLIVTVKQFQLREILTRLIDEKPKTILFLQNGMGHIKSLRQLRGHLLYTGSVSHGAEKRGARTVLHNGTGTTVFSPFPEGEESMSIHSLAANDFPFHFHHSWYEVLADKLLVNACINPLTALLGVANGTLLENPHYFSLLEKVFNEVFPLLNLNDPFLKWEHVQNVCQATASNTSSMLKDIQLNRKTEIEAIAGYILERAAEKNKQAPVVSFLYEAVKGMESS encoded by the coding sequence GTGAAAGCAGGGATTATAGGAGGAGGCGCAATCGGGCTGCTGTTTGCAGCCTATTTGAGCCGGAATCATCAGATTACGCTGTATACAAACAAAGAAGAACAGGCTTCTATTATAAAGAGAGAAGGCGTTTCTGTTATAAAAGACGGTGTCAGCACGACGAGCTTTCCAGATGCCACATCCAGCAGAAACTACGCAGAAGAACTCTTAATCGTAACGGTCAAACAATTTCAGTTAAGGGAGATTCTAACCAGATTAATAGATGAAAAGCCTAAGACCATTCTTTTTTTGCAAAATGGCATGGGTCACATAAAAAGTCTCCGGCAGCTGAGGGGACATCTTCTCTATACAGGGTCGGTCAGCCATGGTGCAGAAAAAAGAGGCGCTCGCACCGTGCTGCATAACGGGACAGGAACGACCGTGTTTTCTCCATTTCCGGAAGGAGAGGAGAGCATGTCCATCCACTCCTTGGCAGCGAACGATTTTCCATTTCATTTTCATCATAGCTGGTATGAGGTTCTGGCTGATAAGCTGCTTGTCAATGCCTGTATAAATCCTCTCACCGCTCTTTTAGGAGTTGCAAATGGAACGCTGCTTGAGAATCCACATTATTTCTCACTTCTCGAAAAAGTATTTAATGAAGTATTCCCGCTCTTAAATCTGAACGATCCGTTTCTGAAGTGGGAGCATGTGCAAAACGTCTGCCAAGCAACTGCATCGAATACCTCTTCTATGCTGAAGGATATTCAGCTGAATAGAAAAACGGAAATCGAAGCCATTGCCGGATATATCCTGGAACGTGCAGCCGAAAAAAATAAGCAGGCACCGGTCGTATCTTTTCTGTATGAAGCGGTAAAAGGGATGGAAAGCAGTTAA
- a CDS encoding YceD family protein translates to MKWLINQLYQYQSKGLELDEEVNLTELINEHQDIRDISPVHVTGRAAIQSDKATFQLTVTGVLTLPCARTLVDVRFPFHIETTEVYLLKPTDYDEEFEGEIHTLDSDEVDLIPAIKELILLEIPMQVFSDNVNEEGAAPQKGKDWEVVSEEENKNKVDPRMAELAKFFDNNNES, encoded by the coding sequence ATGAAATGGTTAATCAACCAGTTATATCAATATCAGAGCAAAGGATTGGAATTGGACGAAGAAGTGAATCTCACTGAGCTTATAAACGAGCATCAGGATATAAGGGATATTTCTCCTGTCCATGTAACCGGCAGAGCTGCCATCCAATCGGATAAAGCAACGTTTCAGCTGACTGTAACAGGGGTCTTGACTCTTCCGTGTGCCAGAACGCTTGTAGATGTTCGATTCCCTTTTCATATTGAGACGACTGAAGTATACCTATTGAAACCGACAGACTATGACGAGGAATTTGAAGGGGAAATTCATACACTTGACAGTGATGAAGTGGATTTAATTCCTGCAATTAAAGAACTGATCCTTCTTGAAATTCCAATGCAGGTCTTCAGCGACAACGTTAACGAAGAAGGAGCCGCTCCTCAGAAAGGCAAAGACTGGGAAGTCGTGTCTGAAGAGGAAAATAAAAATAAAGTGGACCCAAGAATGGCTGAACTGGCCAAATTCTTCGATAACAATAATGAAAGCTAA
- a CDS encoding acyl-CoA carboxylase subunit beta: protein MMELDDQLKEKIAQAEAGGHEKYHEKSRQQGKLFVRDRLNLLFDNGQYSEDGKFANHLAGDLPADGVVTAIGEIHGQTVCVMANDSTVKAGSWGARTVEKIIRIQETAEKLMVPLLYLVDSAGARITDQLDMFPNRRGAGRIFHNQVRLSGMIPQVCLLFGPSAAGGAYIPAFCDIVVMVEGNASMYLGSPRMAEKVIGEKVTLEEMGGARMHCSISGCGDVLVSTEQEAISEARRYLSYFPANFKNRPAEADAVSPSAEKMLSSIIPENQNAPFNMYDAIDTLIDGGSFFEIKKLFAQELITGLARIDGRAVGIVANQPRVKGGVLFGDSADKAAKFVALCDAFHIPLLFLADVPGFMIGTKVERAGIIRHGAKMIAAMSSATVPRISVVVRKAYGAGLYAMSGPAFEPDCCIALPSAQIAVMGPEAAVNAVYSNKINEIEDPKERMKYVMEKQQEYKETIDIYRLASEMIIDHIVGADQLRNELIIRFKQYETKVELLPYKKHPVYPV from the coding sequence ATGATGGAACTGGATGATCAGCTGAAGGAAAAGATCGCTCAGGCAGAAGCGGGAGGACATGAAAAATATCATGAAAAATCCCGTCAGCAGGGGAAGCTGTTTGTAAGGGACCGGCTTAACCTGCTTTTTGATAACGGACAGTATTCAGAGGACGGCAAATTTGCCAATCATCTTGCCGGGGATCTTCCGGCGGATGGTGTTGTTACCGCGATCGGCGAAATCCATGGCCAAACGGTTTGTGTGATGGCGAACGATTCAACGGTAAAAGCGGGTTCTTGGGGAGCAAGAACGGTAGAAAAGATTATCCGGATCCAGGAAACAGCGGAGAAACTGATGGTGCCTCTTTTATATTTAGTGGATTCTGCGGGAGCGAGAATAACAGATCAGCTTGATATGTTTCCGAATCGCCGCGGGGCGGGCCGGATCTTTCATAATCAAGTCCGGCTGTCCGGTATGATTCCTCAAGTCTGTTTGCTGTTCGGGCCATCTGCTGCAGGCGGAGCGTATATTCCTGCTTTTTGCGATATAGTCGTCATGGTAGAAGGCAATGCATCCATGTATTTAGGTTCTCCCCGCATGGCGGAAAAGGTAATCGGAGAGAAAGTGACCCTTGAAGAAATGGGCGGTGCAAGAATGCATTGCAGCATTAGCGGATGCGGAGATGTGCTTGTATCAACAGAACAAGAAGCTATATCTGAAGCAAGACGGTATTTATCCTACTTCCCGGCTAATTTTAAAAACCGGCCGGCAGAAGCGGATGCGGTCTCTCCTTCGGCTGAAAAGATGCTTTCTTCCATTATTCCTGAAAACCAGAATGCTCCGTTTAATATGTATGATGCAATTGATACGCTCATAGACGGAGGCAGTTTTTTTGAGATTAAAAAGCTGTTTGCGCAAGAACTGATTACCGGACTTGCGAGAATCGACGGACGGGCAGTCGGAATTGTAGCGAATCAGCCGCGTGTAAAGGGCGGAGTTCTTTTTGGGGATTCGGCAGATAAGGCGGCAAAATTTGTCGCTCTCTGTGATGCCTTTCATATCCCGCTGCTATTCCTGGCAGATGTTCCGGGCTTTATGATCGGCACGAAAGTGGAAAGAGCCGGAATCATCCGTCACGGAGCCAAAATGATTGCGGCAATGAGTTCAGCGACAGTGCCGAGAATCTCGGTTGTTGTCCGCAAAGCGTACGGAGCAGGGCTATACGCCATGTCAGGGCCGGCATTTGAGCCGGATTGCTGCATTGCCCTTCCTTCTGCCCAAATTGCTGTAATGGGTCCAGAAGCGGCAGTGAATGCCGTCTATTCAAATAAAATTAATGAAATTGAAGATCCGAAAGAACGAATGAAATATGTGATGGAGAAACAGCAGGAATATAAAGAAACCATTGACATTTACCGACTGGCATCGGAAATGATTATTGATCATATCGTAGGGGCGGATCAGCTTCGCAATGAGCTGATTATCCGCTTTAAACAGTATGAAACGAAAGTGGAACTTCTGCCATATAAAAAACACCCGGTATACCCTGTTTAA
- the mraZ gene encoding division/cell wall cluster transcriptional repressor MraZ encodes MFMGEYQHTIDAKGRMIVPAKFRDGLGESFVLTRGLDQCLFGYPMAEWEIMEEKLKALPLTKKDARAFTRFFFSGAVECELDKQGRINIASPLLNYAKLEKDCVVIGVSNRIELWSKPIWEDYVDQQEDSFAEIAENMIDFDI; translated from the coding sequence ATGTTCATGGGTGAATATCAGCATACAATTGATGCAAAAGGCCGCATGATCGTCCCAGCAAAATTCCGTGACGGGCTCGGTGAGTCCTTTGTCCTAACGAGAGGGCTTGACCAGTGCTTATTCGGCTATCCAATGGCTGAGTGGGAAATCATGGAGGAAAAACTCAAAGCTCTTCCGCTGACCAAAAAAGACGCTCGGGCGTTTACACGATTCTTCTTTTCAGGTGCAGTTGAATGCGAACTGGATAAACAGGGGCGGATTAATATTGCATCCCCTCTGCTGAATTACGCGAAGCTTGAAAAAGATTGCGTTGTCATCGGGGTATCAAATCGAATTGAACTATGGAGCAAGCCGATTTGGGAAGACTATGTAGATCAGCAGGAAGACTCTTTTGCAGAAATTGCTGAAAACATGATTGACTTTGATATATAA
- the bshC gene encoding bacillithiol biosynthesis cysteine-adding enzyme BshC, with translation MEIFEFSLQSANPFVNALIEKSLDTITYFDYDIHQEDVYEKRRTDLLKRSFNRAELSSYLKSYNEKFQAPATMNNIERLLDKSSTVVVGGQQAGLLTGPLYTIHKVISILALAKQQEEKLGSPVIPVFWIAGEDHDFDEINHVYIQKNGRIKKKAISQRIMDKRSVAFAELDHTACKKWVNEVIQSFGETQFTKGLLEKLTMYMEKSATYTEFFEWLVMDLFGSEGLVLIQSADSALREFEIDYFSSLIEKNDRISRGVREQQQLMTENGFSPIIETAFDSANLFYELDHERLLMQRLESGHYADKEKRVCFSKQEFLNELATHPVRFSNNVVTRPMMQEMVLPTLAFIAGPGELAYWAELKKAFEAIELKMPPVVPRLNITLLERSIETDLRDIEVGLHTALEADLQQLKEEWMAGHREIDIDALTGQAVMEMKMIHEELVRKIIPDYPVMEQYAKKNIHFIAGQMDLLRKETKKNIERKHDHILSKFDRVEQSIKPEGSPQERIWNIYYYLNKYGSQFPQNLAGLSYSFNNQHKVVKI, from the coding sequence ATGGAGATTTTCGAGTTCTCCCTGCAATCGGCGAATCCGTTTGTCAATGCACTGATTGAGAAATCATTAGATACGATTACATATTTTGATTATGACATCCACCAGGAAGACGTCTATGAAAAACGGCGGACTGACCTTTTGAAGCGCTCATTTAACCGTGCGGAGCTGTCTTCTTATTTAAAAAGCTATAACGAAAAATTCCAGGCTCCCGCCACGATGAACAACATCGAAAGACTTCTCGACAAATCGAGTACCGTTGTTGTAGGCGGACAGCAGGCTGGCTTACTGACCGGCCCTCTTTATACGATTCATAAAGTCATCTCCATCCTCGCCCTTGCTAAACAGCAGGAAGAGAAACTGGGCAGCCCGGTTATTCCTGTTTTTTGGATTGCGGGGGAAGATCATGACTTTGATGAAATTAATCATGTGTACATTCAGAAGAATGGCCGGATCAAAAAGAAAGCCATCAGTCAGCGGATTATGGATAAAAGATCGGTTGCGTTTGCTGAACTGGACCATACAGCCTGTAAAAAATGGGTGAATGAAGTCATTCAGTCATTTGGCGAAACCCAGTTTACGAAAGGCCTTTTGGAAAAGCTGACCATGTATATGGAGAAATCGGCGACATATACAGAGTTTTTTGAATGGCTGGTGATGGACTTATTCGGATCGGAAGGGCTCGTGCTCATCCAGTCAGCTGACAGCGCCCTAAGGGAATTTGAAATTGACTATTTCTCTTCTCTGATTGAAAAAAACGACCGGATTTCACGCGGTGTCAGGGAACAGCAGCAGCTGATGACCGAAAATGGCTTCTCTCCGATAATCGAGACAGCTTTTGATAGTGCCAATCTTTTCTATGAGCTGGATCATGAACGCCTGCTCATGCAGCGATTGGAATCAGGACACTATGCTGACAAAGAAAAGAGAGTCTGTTTCAGCAAACAGGAATTTCTAAACGAGCTAGCCACTCATCCTGTCAGATTCAGCAACAATGTCGTAACGCGTCCGATGATGCAAGAGATGGTTCTTCCTACTTTAGCTTTTATTGCCGGACCTGGAGAACTTGCCTACTGGGCTGAATTGAAAAAAGCTTTTGAAGCCATTGAACTGAAAATGCCGCCGGTTGTGCCAAGGCTGAATATAACGCTCCTTGAACGTTCAATCGAAACGGATTTACGAGATATTGAAGTCGGCTTGCATACAGCTCTTGAAGCCGATCTGCAGCAATTGAAAGAAGAATGGATGGCAGGCCACCGGGAGATTGATATCGATGCGCTCACCGGTCAGGCAGTTATGGAAATGAAGATGATTCATGAAGAGCTCGTCAGAAAAATCATCCCGGATTACCCTGTGATGGAACAATATGCAAAGAAGAACATTCATTTTATTGCTGGGCAAATGGACCTGCTTAGAAAAGAGACAAAGAAAAATATAGAACGCAAACATGATCACATCTTATCGAAATTTGACAGGGTGGAACAATCCATTAAGCCGGAAGGCAGCCCGCAGGAAAGAATCTGGAACATATATTACTATTTAAACAAGTATGGCAGTCAATTCCCTCAAAATCTTGCGGGTTTGTCATATTCCTTTAATAATCAACATAAAGTTGTCAAAATATAA
- a CDS encoding acetyl-CoA carboxylase biotin carboxylase subunit — protein sequence MKKVLIANRGEIASRIMETCRQMDIETIAIYSDADKDLPYVKEADYSFRIGEPPVAKSYLLADSILELAVREGADAVHPGYGFLSENSEFVRKTEEQGLIFIGPSSSVIEKMGDKVVARQTMIDAGIPVVPGSDSGLETFDQAAGKAAEIGYPVMLKASGGGGGIGMQLCMNEAELEKVFASTKTRAKAYFGNDEVFLEKYISESRHIEVQIFGDGHGNIVHLYERECSVQRRNQKVIEEAPSPSISEETRKKICEAAVLAARHVGYRNAGTVEFIMDEKEEFYFLEMNTRLQVEHRVTEMITGLDLVKWQILAARGEALPLKQGEIRKIGHALEFRIYAEDPEKFIPSPGSLNVFTYPEPPGFVLDRTYEEGNQITPFYDPLIAKAVVYGENRELALSKSAEVFKEMQIGGVKSNLPLFEKVLKDGEFKTGHYTTSYLKQSKIVG from the coding sequence ATGAAAAAAGTATTGATTGCAAACAGGGGTGAGATTGCATCCAGGATTATGGAGACGTGCAGGCAGATGGATATTGAAACAATCGCCATTTATTCGGATGCAGACAAGGATTTACCGTATGTAAAAGAAGCTGATTATTCCTTCCGGATTGGAGAACCGCCGGTGGCGAAATCTTATTTACTAGCAGATTCCATCCTGGAACTCGCTGTGAGAGAAGGGGCTGACGCCGTTCATCCGGGTTATGGATTCCTCTCCGAAAATAGTGAATTTGTCCGCAAAACGGAAGAACAGGGATTAATTTTTATCGGACCTTCTTCATCAGTCATCGAGAAAATGGGTGATAAAGTGGTGGCGAGGCAAACGATGATTGATGCGGGAATTCCTGTCGTCCCGGGAAGTGACAGCGGATTAGAGACGTTTGATCAGGCTGCGGGAAAAGCGGCTGAGATCGGCTATCCTGTTATGCTGAAAGCGAGCGGAGGCGGAGGCGGGATCGGCATGCAGCTTTGCATGAATGAGGCGGAATTAGAAAAAGTTTTTGCTTCCACCAAAACAAGAGCTAAAGCGTATTTCGGCAATGATGAAGTCTTTCTCGAGAAATACATTTCCGAATCGAGGCACATTGAGGTGCAGATTTTCGGTGATGGACATGGAAATATCGTTCATCTATATGAAAGGGAATGCTCTGTTCAGCGCAGGAACCAAAAGGTGATTGAAGAAGCTCCGTCACCGAGCATTTCAGAAGAAACGCGGAAGAAAATCTGCGAGGCTGCAGTCCTTGCCGCCCGCCACGTCGGATACCGCAATGCCGGAACAGTCGAATTCATTATGGATGAGAAAGAAGAATTTTATTTTCTTGAAATGAATACGAGGCTTCAAGTCGAGCACCGTGTTACAGAAATGATCACGGGACTCGATCTGGTAAAGTGGCAGATCCTTGCTGCGAGAGGAGAGGCACTGCCTCTTAAACAGGGGGAAATCAGAAAAATCGGCCATGCTCTGGAATTCAGAATTTATGCAGAAGACCCGGAGAAATTTATTCCTTCTCCCGGGAGCCTGAATGTGTTTACATATCCTGAACCGCCGGGTTTTGTTCTTGACAGGACTTACGAGGAAGGAAACCAGATCACTCCATTTTACGATCCTCTTATCGCAAAAGCAGTTGTATACGGGGAGAATCGTGAACTGGCATTAAGCAAATCCGCTGAGGTGTTTAAAGAAATGCAGATTGGCGGAGTAAAATCCAATCTGCCGTTATTTGAAAAAGTGCTGAAAGACGGGGAATTTAAGACGGGGCATTATACAACCTCTTATTTAAAGCAGTCAAAAATAGTGGGATAA
- a CDS encoding DUF3397 family protein, producing MAGILTLLLGAAAIGPAVCFVLLILALKSITGKPKKAVLAAADLCVMVFFFSVYIKTITIWELNGAVFLFWSGMAWILIFVLFYSLAGWKKPGNAFKKMWRLSFLVYFSVSFLLFLYGAGIFIFNELH from the coding sequence TTGGCGGGAATTTTAACGTTATTGCTTGGTGCAGCTGCGATTGGGCCGGCTGTCTGTTTTGTTTTGCTTATTTTGGCCCTGAAGTCAATAACAGGCAAGCCGAAAAAAGCGGTTCTTGCAGCTGCTGATCTTTGTGTGATGGTTTTTTTCTTCTCTGTGTATATTAAAACCATAACGATATGGGAACTAAATGGAGCAGTCTTCTTGTTTTGGAGTGGAATGGCGTGGATCCTGATTTTTGTTCTCTTCTACTCACTTGCTGGATGGAAGAAGCCTGGAAATGCGTTTAAGAAAATGTGGCGGTTGTCTTTTTTGGTTTATTTTTCTGTCTCATTCCTGCTGTTTTTGTATGGAGCAGGGATATTTATCTTCAATGAGCTCCATTAG
- a CDS encoding nucleotidyltransferase → MNILGLIVEYNPFHNGHHFHMQESKKAANADITIAVMSGTFLQRGEPALLPKWERARMALEAGADLVVELPYIFSSQKASTFASGAVSILSALGTTHICFGSEDGEIEPFLNTYHHLNRNEEMYKTAIKEYIKTGMSYPKALSLSFEKIHRDEAPLADLAKPNNILGFQYVSSIFEQNRSIIPLTIKRTAAGYHDESLPAGEIASATSLRKALFSGGELSSIKPYLPSSSYRILSEWFSEGKPFMSWERYFSFLQYQLLSMGAKELSGIYEVEEGLENRMKSAIKEAASFQDFMVRLKTKRYTWTRLQRMCVHVLTGTTKQQMQEAVNGERSPYLRILGMNDTGQRYLGKMKKTVSIPLITNVNAAAHSAMELEKRAANVYAMGFPRETRAMQMKSEYATPPIRFLR, encoded by the coding sequence TTGAATATTTTAGGGCTGATTGTTGAATATAATCCATTTCACAACGGACACCATTTTCATATGCAAGAATCTAAAAAGGCGGCAAATGCAGATATCACAATCGCTGTTATGAGCGGCACCTTTCTGCAAAGAGGAGAACCGGCACTGCTGCCTAAATGGGAGCGTGCACGGATGGCACTTGAGGCGGGAGCTGACCTTGTCGTCGAGCTTCCTTATATCTTTTCCTCCCAAAAAGCGAGTACGTTCGCAAGCGGAGCTGTTTCCATCCTCAGCGCTCTTGGAACGACCCATATCTGCTTCGGAAGCGAAGACGGAGAAATTGAACCGTTTTTGAACACATACCATCATTTGAACCGGAATGAGGAAATGTATAAAACAGCAATAAAAGAGTACATAAAAACAGGAATGAGCTACCCGAAAGCTCTTTCTCTTTCATTTGAAAAAATCCACAGGGATGAAGCTCCTTTAGCCGATTTGGCAAAGCCGAATAACATTCTTGGCTTCCAGTATGTCAGCTCTATTTTCGAACAGAACCGTTCCATTATTCCCCTTACAATAAAACGTACTGCGGCAGGGTACCACGATGAAAGCCTTCCTGCCGGAGAGATTGCAAGTGCCACCAGCCTTCGAAAGGCTCTTTTCAGCGGCGGAGAGCTGTCCAGCATCAAGCCATATCTCCCTTCTTCATCGTACCGGATTCTTTCGGAATGGTTTTCAGAAGGAAAACCATTTATGAGCTGGGAGCGGTATTTCTCCTTTTTGCAATATCAGCTGCTATCAATGGGTGCAAAAGAACTTTCCGGTATATATGAGGTGGAAGAAGGACTGGAAAACCGGATGAAATCAGCGATTAAAGAAGCTGCTTCCTTTCAGGATTTTATGGTGCGCCTCAAAACGAAAAGGTACACGTGGACAAGGCTGCAAAGAATGTGTGTTCACGTACTTACCGGAACAACGAAACAGCAAATGCAGGAAGCCGTTAACGGGGAGCGCAGCCCTTATTTACGGATCCTCGGCATGAATGACACCGGCCAGCGCTACTTGGGGAAAATGAAAAAGACGGTTTCAATCCCGCTGATTACAAACGTGAATGCAGCCGCCCACTCCGCCATGGAACTTGAAAAAAGGGCGGCAAACGTATATGCGATGGGATTTCCCAGAGAAACAAGAGCCATGCAAATGAAGTCAGAGTATGCCACACCGCCGATCCGCTTTCTCCGCTGA
- the rpmF gene encoding 50S ribosomal protein L32 produces MAVPFRRTSKTRKRLRRTHFKLQVPGMVECPNCGDMKLSHRVCKACGTYKGKEVVEK; encoded by the coding sequence ATGGCTGTACCTTTTAGAAGAACTTCTAAAACAAGAAAAAGATTGCGTCGTACACACTTCAAATTGCAAGTGCCTGGTATGGTAGAATGCCCTAACTGCGGTGATATGAAATTGTCTCACCGTGTCTGCAAAGCTTGCGGAACATACAAAGGTAAAGAAGTAGTGGAAAAATAA